A portion of the Krasilnikovia cinnamomea genome contains these proteins:
- a CDS encoding GNAT family N-acetyltransferase: protein MVREPDELSTARLRLRQWRDADLDPWAAMNADPRVREFFPEVLTRARSAESMARFRAGLQARGWGWWAVEVTATGLLAGMAGLDPVDEEMPFGGVEIGWRLAHEAWGHGYATEAAKAVLAYGFQRLALPEILAVTAAGNRRSQAVMERLGMTRDPGDDFDDPTVPAGPLRRSVLYRLANPHR from the coding sequence ATGGTGCGGGAACCCGACGAGCTGAGTACGGCGCGCCTGCGGTTGCGGCAGTGGCGCGACGCCGACCTCGATCCGTGGGCCGCCATGAACGCCGACCCCCGGGTCCGCGAGTTCTTCCCCGAGGTGCTCACGCGTGCGCGCAGCGCCGAGTCGATGGCCCGGTTCCGCGCGGGCCTGCAGGCTCGCGGCTGGGGCTGGTGGGCCGTGGAGGTCACCGCCACCGGACTCCTCGCGGGCATGGCCGGGCTCGACCCGGTGGACGAGGAGATGCCGTTCGGCGGGGTCGAGATCGGCTGGCGGCTGGCCCACGAAGCCTGGGGCCACGGGTACGCCACGGAAGCGGCGAAGGCCGTGCTGGCGTACGGATTCCAGCGGTTGGCCCTGCCCGAGATCCTCGCCGTGACCGCCGCGGGGAACCGGCGCTCGCAGGCCGTCATGGAGCGCCTCGGCATGACCCGCGACCCGGGCGACGACTTCGACGATCCGACCGTGCCGGCGGGGCCGCTGCGGCGGTCGGTGCTGTACCGGCTCGCGAATCCGCACCGCTGA
- a CDS encoding TrmH family RNA methyltransferase, with translation MPDVHLVTDPDDERLGDYRALTDVELRTRWEPPHGLFIAEGELVLRRALRAGYAPRSYLVDAKRVDQLGDLPATAPVYAAAPDVLERAAGFHVHRGVLASFHRLPLRDADDVLAAARRVAILEDVNNHTNIGAVFRGAAALGIDAVLLSPSCADPLYRRSVRVSMGEVFAVPYARLEPWPDGLERVRAAGFTVLALTPDPQAVPLQRLTAAQRARAALVLGAEGPGLSRHALAGSDVRVRIPMRRGVDSLNVAAAAAVAFWELGRDDDLDDAARD, from the coding sequence ATGCCCGACGTGCACCTCGTCACCGACCCGGACGACGAGCGGCTCGGTGACTACCGGGCGCTCACCGACGTCGAGCTGCGGACCCGGTGGGAACCGCCGCACGGCCTGTTCATCGCCGAGGGGGAACTCGTGCTGCGCCGCGCCCTGCGGGCCGGCTACGCGCCACGCTCCTATCTGGTCGACGCGAAACGCGTGGACCAGCTGGGCGACCTGCCGGCCACCGCCCCCGTGTACGCGGCAGCGCCCGACGTGCTGGAACGCGCCGCCGGCTTCCACGTGCACCGCGGGGTCCTCGCCTCCTTCCACCGGCTGCCGCTGCGCGACGCGGACGACGTGCTGGCCGCGGCGCGCCGGGTGGCGATCCTGGAGGACGTCAACAACCACACGAACATCGGCGCGGTGTTCCGTGGCGCCGCGGCCCTGGGCATCGACGCGGTGCTGCTCTCACCCTCGTGTGCCGATCCGCTCTACCGGCGCAGCGTACGGGTCAGCATGGGTGAGGTGTTCGCCGTGCCGTACGCCCGGCTGGAGCCCTGGCCGGACGGCCTGGAGCGGGTCCGGGCCGCCGGTTTCACGGTGCTGGCACTGACCCCCGACCCGCAGGCCGTACCGTTGCAGCGGCTCACCGCGGCGCAGCGCGCCCGCGCCGCGCTGGTGCTCGGTGCCGAAGGCCCGGGCCTGTCCCGGCACGCCCTCGCGGGCAGCGACGTGCGGGTGCGCATCCCGATGCGTCGCGGGGTGGATTCGCTCAACGTCGCGGCGGCGGCCGCGGTCGCGTTCTGGGAACTGGGCCGCGACGACGATCTGGACGACGCGGCGCGGGACTGA
- a CDS encoding SPFH domain-containing protein has translation MDLVIGLLVMVIALFAVITLIRSVRIVPQQRMDVVERLGRYKRTLAPGLNLLVPFVDAVRTKVDMREQVVSFPPQPVITSDNLVVSIDTVLYFKVVDPVRATYEISNFLQAIEQLTVTTLRNVIGSLDLERALTSREEINKHLSGVLDETTGRWGIKVTRVEIKAIEPPPSIRDSMEKQMRAERDRRAAILNAEGHKQAQILTAEGEKQAAVLRADGDRQARILQAEGQAKAIRTVFDAIHQANPSQKVLAYQYLQSLPQIANGSANKVWIVPTELTKALEGLGGALGGLANMAGDAPSSSVDAGAVEREAAAAAQAAAAEAEKVDAAVRAAEAQVSGDNAPKGLPAPEPTPPALGSADFNGAGEPERA, from the coding sequence ATGGATCTTGTCATCGGTCTCCTGGTCATGGTGATCGCGCTGTTCGCGGTCATCACCTTGATCAGGTCCGTGCGAATCGTTCCGCAGCAGCGGATGGACGTCGTCGAGCGTCTGGGTCGGTACAAGCGGACCCTGGCGCCCGGCCTGAACCTGCTGGTCCCGTTCGTCGACGCGGTCCGTACCAAGGTGGACATGCGCGAGCAGGTGGTCAGCTTCCCGCCGCAGCCGGTCATCACCAGCGACAACCTCGTGGTCTCCATCGACACCGTGCTCTACTTCAAGGTCGTCGACCCGGTCCGGGCCACCTACGAGATCTCGAACTTCCTCCAGGCCATCGAGCAGCTCACCGTCACCACGCTGCGTAACGTCATCGGCTCGCTGGACCTGGAGCGCGCCCTGACCAGCCGCGAGGAGATCAACAAGCACCTGTCCGGGGTGCTCGACGAGACCACCGGCCGCTGGGGCATCAAGGTGACCCGGGTCGAGATCAAGGCGATCGAGCCGCCGCCGAGCATCCGCGACTCCATGGAGAAGCAGATGCGCGCCGAGCGGGACCGCCGCGCCGCGATCCTCAACGCCGAGGGCCACAAGCAGGCGCAGATCCTCACGGCCGAGGGCGAGAAGCAGGCCGCGGTGCTGCGCGCCGACGGTGACCGCCAGGCCCGCATCCTGCAGGCCGAGGGCCAGGCCAAGGCCATCCGTACGGTGTTCGACGCGATCCACCAGGCCAACCCGAGCCAGAAGGTGCTGGCGTACCAGTACCTGCAGTCGCTGCCGCAGATCGCCAACGGCTCGGCGAACAAGGTGTGGATCGTGCCGACCGAGCTGACCAAGGCCCTCGAGGGCCTCGGCGGTGCGCTGGGCGGGCTGGCCAACATGGCCGGGGACGCCCCGTCGTCCTCCGTCGACGCGGGCGCCGTCGAGCGCGAGGCCGCGGCGGCGGCCCAGGCCGCGGCCGCGGAGGCCGAGAAGGTCGACGCCGCCGTACGGGCGGCCGAGGCGCAGGTGTCCGGCGACAACGCCCCGAAGGGCCTGCCCGCCCCGGAGCCGACGCCCCCGGCGCTGGGCAGCGCCGACTTCAACGGCGCGGGGGAACCCGAGCGCGCCTGA
- a CDS encoding globin, which translates to MPGPVHPDWFPTGAPRPGLPASGSAALPGLPGSGGGALPGPPGSGAGAQPALPGGSTSHVPAGLPPSRLLPLPAVPSPPSVPAPVDDALAGLRAMAGLQPIGRPLPSPPPPPSPEPAPANPVAPAPGGPHAETPPLQVGSPPIVVPPGRTAAAALFDGMDPADEAALREVQRLLRTSLTDAGGAPEVATRLQAALRQATPDLLATLPGGPLSQRDQIAQALTWLVRHLDDPPALVAGCAELGSALAHCGVTLPAPQLVGAALAEAMRAGLAGAWRQDLDQAWRGTWHHAHDWIAHGMATSGYAPMTWRAVVVEHDLRRPDLAVVRVRPYLPMPYRPGQFARVEVAELPGVWRPYSLAGAPRRDAIVELHVRAKTHAGVSGTLVHRTSPGDHIRLAAAEGAMGVPADNRNDLLLVAGDTGVAPLKSLLIELAATNDPRSAVLFWGARTLSELYDIDEITEIAQSCRRATVVPVISEGDPGPYASGLVTDAIAAYGEWSRHEVFLAGPPIMLEATSDALLQLGVSRERIHHDAAE; encoded by the coding sequence GTGCCGGGGCCGGTCCACCCCGACTGGTTCCCGACCGGCGCGCCACGACCGGGGCTGCCTGCTTCGGGTTCGGCTGCGCTGCCGGGTCTGCCTGGTTCGGGTGGAGGGGCGCTGCCGGGTCCGCCTGGTTCGGGTGCGGGCGCCCAGCCGGCGCTGCCCGGGGGTTCTACTTCGCACGTTCCGGCGGGCCTGCCCCCCTCGCGGCTGCTGCCGCTTCCCGCCGTTCCGTCGCCGCCGTCCGTCCCCGCCCCGGTCGACGACGCGCTGGCGGGCCTGCGCGCGATGGCCGGCCTGCAGCCCATCGGCCGACCGCTGCCGAGCCCACCGCCCCCGCCGTCACCCGAACCGGCCCCGGCCAACCCGGTCGCGCCCGCCCCAGGCGGGCCCCACGCGGAGACGCCACCACTCCAGGTGGGCTCGCCGCCGATCGTCGTACCGCCGGGCCGGACCGCCGCGGCCGCCCTGTTCGACGGGATGGATCCGGCCGACGAGGCCGCGCTGCGGGAGGTGCAGCGGCTGCTGCGGACCAGCCTGACCGACGCCGGCGGCGCACCGGAGGTGGCGACCCGGCTGCAGGCCGCGCTGCGGCAGGCGACGCCGGACCTGCTGGCCACGCTGCCCGGGGGGCCGCTTAGCCAGCGCGACCAGATCGCCCAGGCGCTGACCTGGCTGGTGCGCCACCTCGACGATCCGCCGGCCCTCGTGGCCGGTTGCGCCGAGCTGGGTTCGGCGCTGGCCCACTGCGGCGTCACCCTGCCCGCGCCGCAGCTCGTGGGGGCGGCGCTGGCCGAGGCGATGCGGGCGGGCCTGGCCGGGGCCTGGCGGCAGGACCTCGACCAGGCCTGGCGGGGCACCTGGCACCATGCCCACGACTGGATCGCACACGGCATGGCCACCTCCGGGTACGCGCCGATGACCTGGCGCGCCGTCGTGGTGGAGCACGACCTGCGCCGTCCCGACCTGGCGGTGGTGCGGGTCCGGCCGTACCTGCCGATGCCCTACCGGCCGGGGCAGTTCGCCCGGGTCGAGGTGGCCGAGCTGCCGGGGGTGTGGCGGCCGTACTCGCTGGCGGGGGCGCCGCGCCGGGACGCCATCGTGGAACTGCACGTACGGGCGAAGACCCACGCCGGGGTCAGCGGGACGCTGGTGCACCGTACGAGCCCGGGTGACCACATCCGGCTGGCCGCCGCGGAGGGCGCGATGGGCGTGCCCGCCGACAACCGCAACGACCTGCTGCTGGTGGCCGGCGACACCGGGGTCGCGCCGCTCAAGTCGCTGTTGATCGAGCTGGCCGCGACGAACGACCCGCGCTCGGCGGTGCTGTTCTGGGGCGCCCGCACCCTGTCCGAGCTGTACGACATCGACGAGATCACGGAGATCGCCCAGTCCTGCCGGCGCGCCACCGTGGTCCCGGTCATCTCGGAGGGCGACCCGGGCCCGTACGCGTCGGGTCTGGTCACGGACGCGATCGCGGCGTACGGCGAGTGGTCGCGCCACGAGGTCTTCCTGGCCGGGCCGCCGATCATGCTCGAGGCGACCAGCGACGCCCTGCTCCAGCTAGGCGTGAGCCGGGAGCGGATCCATCACGACGCGGCGGAGTAG
- a CDS encoding MalY/PatB family protein, with translation MSVELPVPPLAELRRRRSAKWRTYPPDVLPLTVAELDFGLAPPVAEVLREAVETSDTGYSAQDSTLGTALAGFAARRWGWTVDPGTVTAMPDVGVGVVELLRTLARPGDAVVVSPPVYPPFFDWVPEAGARIHEAPLARHPDGGYRLDLPALGRAFATGPAAYVLCNPHNPVGRVHTPDELAALVRLARIHGVPIVSDEIHAPLVLPGAAFTPLLSVPGAAEVAVSVVSASKAFNLAGLKCAAVVTASPGTAELVRRFPPDARWRTGHFGALATVAAYTDGDPWLDRLLATLDARRAQLGKLLAERLPGVRWQPPEATYLAWLDCAALGEGDAARELFLARGRIALEPGTRFGAPGAGYVRLNFGTSAEILDEATARMAAAVAG, from the coding sequence ATGAGCGTCGAGCTGCCCGTCCCACCCCTCGCCGAACTGCGCCGTCGCCGCAGCGCCAAGTGGCGGACCTATCCGCCGGACGTGCTGCCGCTGACCGTCGCCGAACTGGACTTCGGGCTTGCCCCGCCGGTCGCCGAGGTGCTCCGGGAGGCCGTCGAGACATCCGACACCGGATACTCGGCACAGGACTCGACCCTGGGTACGGCGCTCGCCGGGTTCGCGGCACGGCGGTGGGGATGGACCGTCGATCCCGGGACGGTCACCGCGATGCCGGACGTCGGCGTCGGCGTGGTGGAGCTGCTGCGGACCCTCGCCCGGCCCGGCGACGCGGTGGTCGTCAGCCCGCCGGTGTACCCGCCGTTCTTCGACTGGGTGCCCGAGGCGGGCGCGCGGATCCACGAGGCGCCGCTGGCCCGCCACCCCGACGGCGGTTACCGGCTGGACCTGCCCGCGCTTGGACGGGCGTTCGCGACCGGCCCCGCCGCGTACGTGCTGTGCAACCCGCACAACCCGGTCGGGCGGGTGCACACCCCGGACGAACTGGCCGCCCTGGTGCGCCTCGCGCGGATCCACGGTGTCCCGATCGTCAGCGACGAGATCCATGCCCCGCTGGTGCTGCCGGGCGCGGCGTTCACCCCGCTGCTGAGCGTGCCCGGCGCCGCCGAGGTGGCGGTGAGTGTGGTGTCGGCCAGCAAGGCGTTCAACCTGGCCGGTCTCAAGTGCGCCGCCGTGGTGACCGCGTCGCCCGGGACCGCCGAGCTGGTACGGCGCTTCCCGCCGGACGCCCGCTGGCGCACCGGCCACTTCGGAGCGCTCGCGACGGTCGCCGCGTACACGGACGGCGATCCGTGGCTGGACCGGCTCCTCGCCACCCTCGACGCGCGCCGGGCCCAGCTGGGCAAGCTCCTCGCCGAACGGCTGCCGGGGGTGCGCTGGCAACCGCCCGAGGCGACGTACCTGGCCTGGCTCGACTGCGCGGCCCTGGGCGAGGGCGACGCGGCGCGGGAGCTGTTCCTCGCGCGGGGGCGGATCGCGCTGGAGCCGGGCACGCGCTTCGGCGCACCGGGCGCCGGGTACGTACGGCTCAACTTCGGCACGAGCGCCGAGATCCTGGACGAGGCGACCGCGCGGATGGCGGCCGCCGTCGCCGGGTAG
- a CDS encoding NfeD family protein yields MEAVLWIVLAIALAIAEAFTATLFVAMFAAGALAAAGAAALGAPVLVQAIVFAVVSALSIGAIRPLIVRRQNSALEGGESSFGLAALEGAQATVLEQVDADRGMIKIDGELWQARSFDGTETYQPGDHVRVVKVRGATALVWRDDLPHL; encoded by the coding sequence GTGGAAGCTGTGCTGTGGATTGTCCTGGCCATCGCCCTCGCGATCGCCGAGGCGTTCACCGCGACCCTGTTCGTCGCCATGTTCGCCGCGGGCGCGCTGGCGGCCGCCGGTGCCGCCGCGCTCGGTGCCCCGGTGCTCGTGCAGGCGATCGTGTTCGCCGTCGTGTCCGCGCTGTCCATCGGCGCGATCCGTCCGCTGATCGTCCGGCGCCAGAATTCGGCCCTGGAGGGCGGCGAATCGTCCTTCGGGCTGGCGGCCCTGGAGGGCGCGCAGGCGACCGTGCTGGAGCAGGTCGACGCGGATCGCGGCATGATCAAGATCGACGGGGAGCTGTGGCAGGCGCGCTCGTTCGACGGCACGGAGACCTACCAGCCGGGCGACCACGTCCGGGTCGTGAAGGTACGCGGTGCCACCGCGCTGGTCTGGCGCGACGACCTGCCCCATCTCTGA
- a CDS encoding dihydrofolate reductase family protein, protein MAKVVADISMSVDGFVTGPDVDLAHGLGRGGEALHTWAFQGDRVDAEVLAEAVDNTGVIVMGRRLFDIVDSPYGWNEEVGYGADVASQQPVLVVTRNPPDEVRLTDRVTFVVDGVGSAVSKACALAEERDVVVMGGAEVIRGCLDAGLLDEVRLHVAPVLLGAGTPLFAGGVAPRELRQVRVRASGTATHLTYRVG, encoded by the coding sequence ATGGCCAAGGTGGTGGCCGATATCTCGATGTCCGTCGACGGGTTCGTGACCGGGCCGGACGTCGACCTCGCCCACGGCCTGGGTCGCGGCGGCGAGGCGCTGCACACCTGGGCGTTCCAGGGCGACCGGGTCGATGCCGAGGTGCTCGCCGAGGCGGTCGACAACACCGGCGTCATCGTGATGGGCCGCCGCCTGTTCGACATCGTGGACAGTCCGTACGGCTGGAACGAGGAGGTGGGCTACGGCGCGGACGTCGCCAGCCAGCAGCCCGTCCTGGTCGTCACCCGAAACCCGCCCGACGAGGTACGGCTGACCGACCGCGTCACGTTCGTCGTGGACGGTGTCGGCAGCGCCGTCAGCAAGGCATGCGCCCTGGCCGAGGAGCGCGACGTCGTCGTGATGGGCGGCGCGGAGGTCATCCGCGGCTGCCTCGACGCCGGGCTGCTCGACGAGGTGCGCCTGCACGTGGCGCCGGTGCTGCTCGGCGCGGGCACGCCGCTGTTCGCCGGGGGAGTCGCCCCGCGCGAGCTGCGCCAGGTGCGGGTCCGGGCCTCCGGCACCGCCACCCACCTCACGTACCGGGTGGGCTGA